Proteins encoded in a region of the Moritella marina ATCC 15381 genome:
- a CDS encoding TetR/AcrR family transcriptional regulator, producing the protein MVSKLDTKTRILDAAESLFAEHGFSDTSLRLITTRASVNLASVNYHFGSKKELIQAVIARHLELFMPLLNEKLTALCTQVEKPSLLDVFNSFVDPLLALEQQSKNGTVIFMQLLGRSYTDEQGHLRWYTTTHYGEVLANITKALLKANPALSSQELFWRLHFTLGTAVFTMGSSGALMDIAKADFNQDIDVEGLIRKVIPYLASGMNTSTETTSM; encoded by the coding sequence ATGGTTAGTAAGTTGGATACAAAAACTCGCATTCTAGATGCAGCCGAAAGCTTGTTCGCAGAACACGGGTTTTCAGATACTTCTTTACGCTTGATAACTACACGAGCAAGTGTGAATTTGGCATCCGTTAATTATCATTTTGGTTCTAAGAAAGAATTGATTCAGGCGGTTATCGCCCGACATCTCGAACTCTTCATGCCCCTACTGAATGAGAAGTTAACAGCCTTATGCACACAAGTTGAAAAACCATCATTATTAGATGTGTTTAACAGTTTTGTTGATCCGCTATTAGCGTTAGAACAACAAAGTAAAAATGGTACCGTGATCTTTATGCAACTGCTCGGACGAAGTTATACCGATGAGCAAGGGCATTTACGTTGGTACACAACAACGCATTATGGTGAAGTCTTAGCCAACATAACTAAGGCTTTATTGAAAGCGAACCCAGCGTTGTCATCGCAAGAATTATTTTGGCGATTACATTTTACCTTGGGTACGGCCGTATTTACCATGGGCTCGAGTGGCGCATTGATGGATATTGCTAAAGCAGATTTTAATCAAGATATTGATGTCGAGGGACTAATCCGAAAAGTGATCCCTTATTTGGCATCAGGAATGAATACCTCAACAGAAACTACAAGCATGTAG
- a CDS encoding mechanosensitive ion channel family protein, whose product MRIIVLLLMLLVPSLSFAQASSSSTVSPKLATQEVISPQIEKLNKLDNDISVLYGESQTMTGSAKDVVRLQLLNKNDALREVIQELINKRTDETHDILLKQVNQQVKFISDASIYLLNKIATTEKALEKETNEGKLLAQKTLDESRRFSTRLLADQWTNYQWLKLLDQPSPEKEQALISDIERRLGFMSASLIFDNQQETLLSKQLKSATEGEKTAVQLEHILAQRKVSNDIITLQFLVTLADKMSLNTTQYKQQLFEATGTLTDELLNVDLILSIISTWGEGASEWLTSNAPELIFKLLLFIAIILVFRWFKKLTRKMVKRAVSSPNLQLSRLIQDFFTSMSGNIVFAIGLLIALSQVGVDLTPILTGFGVAGLVIGFALQDTLSNFASGMMLLIYRPFDEGDFVEAGGVSGKVAHMSLVNTTIKTFDNQVIIVPNSKIWGDIIKNITHERVRRVDMVFGIGYSDDIALAETVLADIVLAHELVLKNPETIIKLHTLNTSSVDFIVRPWVKTEDYWDVYWDITREVKVRFDKEGLSIPFPQQDVHLHMVDKAAE is encoded by the coding sequence ATGAGAATTATAGTTTTATTGTTGATGTTATTGGTGCCGAGTCTTTCTTTTGCACAAGCATCCTCGTCATCAACTGTGTCACCAAAACTCGCTACCCAAGAAGTAATTTCGCCACAAATAGAAAAGTTGAATAAGCTCGATAATGACATTTCGGTGTTATACGGTGAATCGCAAACGATGACTGGCTCGGCGAAAGATGTCGTACGGTTACAATTATTAAATAAAAATGATGCGTTGCGAGAAGTCATTCAAGAGCTTATTAATAAGCGTACTGATGAAACGCACGATATCTTATTGAAGCAGGTTAATCAGCAGGTTAAATTTATTTCAGATGCGTCTATTTATCTGTTAAATAAAATCGCAACAACTGAAAAAGCCTTAGAAAAAGAAACTAATGAAGGTAAATTATTAGCGCAAAAGACGTTGGATGAATCACGTCGTTTTTCAACACGATTATTAGCGGATCAATGGACTAACTACCAGTGGTTAAAGTTGCTTGATCAACCATCGCCGGAAAAAGAGCAAGCGTTAATCAGTGATATAGAACGTCGCCTTGGTTTTATGTCAGCCTCTTTGATCTTTGATAATCAGCAAGAAACGTTGTTAAGTAAGCAACTTAAGTCGGCAACGGAAGGTGAAAAAACCGCTGTTCAGCTTGAACATATCCTTGCCCAGCGTAAAGTGAGTAATGATATTATCACGTTACAATTTTTGGTAACGCTTGCTGATAAAATGTCTTTAAATACGACGCAATACAAACAGCAGTTGTTTGAAGCAACGGGGACATTGACGGACGAGTTACTTAATGTTGATCTCATCTTATCGATTATTTCTACTTGGGGCGAGGGAGCTTCCGAGTGGTTAACGAGTAATGCGCCGGAATTAATATTTAAATTATTACTCTTCATTGCGATAATTTTAGTTTTCCGTTGGTTTAAAAAACTCACCCGTAAAATGGTGAAAAGAGCAGTATCGTCACCAAACTTACAATTATCGCGTTTGATACAAGACTTCTTTACGTCGATGTCGGGTAATATTGTATTTGCGATTGGTTTGCTTATCGCACTTTCGCAAGTCGGGGTTGATTTAACTCCCATCCTGACTGGTTTTGGTGTTGCAGGTTTAGTTATTGGTTTTGCATTGCAAGATACTTTATCTAACTTTGCCTCGGGTATGATGCTACTGATTTATCGTCCATTTGATGAAGGTGATTTTGTTGAAGCGGGTGGTGTATCAGGTAAAGTTGCTCATATGAGCCTAGTGAATACCACGATCAAAACCTTTGATAACCAAGTGATCATCGTGCCAAATAGCAAAATATGGGGCGATATTATTAAAAATATTACCCATGAACGTGTTCGCCGTGTTGATATGGTTTTTGGTATTGGTTATAGCGATGATATCGCTTTGGCTGAAACGGTGTTAGCAGATATTGTGCTAGCACATGAACTTGTATTGAAGAACCCTGAAACGATTATCAAGCTGCATACACTTAATACTTCCTCGGTTGACTTTATAGTCCGCCCCTGGGTGAAAACCGAAGATTATTGGGATGTGTACTGGGATATCACCCGCGAAGTGAAAGTACGTTTTGATAAAGAAGGTTTATCAATTCCATTCCCACAGCAAGATGTGCATTTGCATATGGTCGATAAAGCCGCAGAATAA
- a CDS encoding CoA pyrophosphatase — MDINSLTSRFILSPSDQSISKLTKVFTPAAVLFPIVEREQQLNLILTRRASHLRHHSGQIALPGGKTEKTDSSSIATALRETHEEIGIPADKITVLGTLPSRPTISRYYVTPVVAVVDSDYQSKIDPNEVDEIFEVPLAFLLDNDNHIIEKSLFKGKYREVTFMPWGKYPIWGTTAAIIKDFSKHIRSN, encoded by the coding sequence ATGGATATTAATTCGTTAACTTCACGTTTTATACTATCACCAAGTGATCAGTCAATCAGTAAACTCACTAAAGTCTTTACCCCTGCTGCCGTGCTGTTTCCTATTGTTGAACGCGAGCAACAACTCAACCTCATTCTGACTCGTCGTGCATCACATTTACGTCATCACAGTGGCCAAATAGCGCTGCCGGGTGGTAAAACTGAAAAAACAGATAGTTCATCCATTGCCACTGCATTACGTGAAACCCATGAAGAAATCGGTATTCCAGCCGATAAAATTACCGTATTAGGTACGCTGCCTAGCCGCCCTACCATTAGTCGTTATTATGTTACGCCAGTTGTAGCCGTGGTTGACAGTGATTATCAATCTAAAATTGATCCCAATGAAGTAGATGAAATTTTTGAAGTGCCGTTAGCTTTTTTACTTGATAATGATAATCATATTATTGAAAAGAGCTTATTTAAGGGCAAGTATCGTGAGGTGACATTTATGCCCTGGGGAAAATATCCGATATGGGGTACGACGGCGGCAATCATTAAAGATTTTTCCAAACATATAAGATCGAACTAA
- the pabB gene encoding aminodeoxychorismate synthase component I has protein sequence MKSLVIKPIAFPSNGIHAFFAPLSHAPWSILLESGSADHIDSRFHIIVAEPIATLVTEDKQTTINQASGEMVTNDDSFAVLQTLNQQLIGELPSHSLDIELPFIAGALGYFGYDLGRNIENIGNLASNDLHFPDMAVGLYDWAIVVNIQSQQAWQIQFSDNAEQAWQQRYDWLIERGVGQAVIDQELAEKTAVNQTPTSAFELQSSWQSNMSEQAYHHKFAQIQAYLRSGDCYQINLAQRFNNQYQGDEWQAYCTLSQHNKAPFSAFMRLENKAVLSISPERFIQVNDGNIETKPIKGTRPRSQDPKIDLANAQALKIAEKDRAENLMIVDLLRNDIGKIAIPGSVSVPKLFDIESFPAVHHLVSTITGKLPVDKQPSELLRACFPGGSITGAPKVRAMQIIEELEPHRRSLYCGSIGYISAHGHMDSSITIRTLLCERGEIYCWAGGGIVADSVVEEEYQETFDKLGKILPIL, from the coding sequence ATGAAATCACTTGTAATAAAACCCATTGCCTTTCCTAGCAACGGCATTCACGCATTTTTTGCCCCGCTAAGTCATGCACCGTGGTCAATTTTACTCGAGTCAGGATCTGCCGATCACATTGATAGTCGATTCCATATTATTGTTGCCGAGCCCATCGCAACGCTAGTGACAGAAGATAAGCAAACCACCATAAATCAAGCCAGTGGTGAAATGGTCACCAATGACGATTCCTTTGCTGTATTGCAGACCCTGAATCAACAGCTCATTGGTGAATTACCTTCGCATTCCCTGGATATCGAGTTACCTTTTATTGCCGGAGCACTGGGTTACTTTGGTTACGATCTTGGCCGTAACATTGAAAACATAGGTAACCTTGCTAGCAATGATTTGCACTTCCCTGACATGGCAGTGGGCTTATACGATTGGGCAATTGTGGTGAATATTCAATCTCAGCAAGCATGGCAAATCCAATTTAGCGATAACGCAGAGCAAGCTTGGCAACAACGCTATGATTGGTTAATTGAACGTGGCGTTGGCCAAGCAGTAATAGACCAAGAACTTGCGGAGAAAACAGCAGTAAACCAAACACCCACATCAGCCTTTGAGCTACAAAGCAGCTGGCAATCGAATATGTCAGAGCAAGCATATCACCACAAATTTGCTCAGATACAAGCCTATTTACGCTCTGGTGATTGCTACCAAATTAATTTAGCCCAGCGCTTTAATAATCAATACCAAGGTGATGAGTGGCAAGCTTACTGCACCTTAAGTCAGCATAACAAAGCGCCCTTCTCCGCATTTATGCGTTTAGAAAATAAAGCCGTATTATCTATTTCACCGGAACGTTTTATCCAAGTGAACGATGGCAATATTGAAACCAAACCAATTAAAGGCACGCGCCCACGTAGCCAAGATCCAAAAATTGACTTGGCCAACGCACAAGCATTAAAAATTGCCGAAAAAGACCGTGCTGAAAACTTAATGATTGTCGATTTACTGCGAAATGATATTGGCAAAATTGCCATACCGGGTTCGGTTAGCGTGCCGAAACTATTTGATATCGAGAGTTTTCCGGCAGTGCATCATCTTGTTAGTACCATTACAGGTAAACTGCCTGTAGATAAACAACCAAGTGAATTATTACGCGCTTGTTTCCCTGGCGGCTCTATCACTGGCGCTCCTAAGGTTCGAGCAATGCAAATCATTGAAGAATTAGAGCCACATCGTCGCTCACTTTATTGCGGTAGTATCGGTTATATTTCAGCACATGGTCATATGGATAGCAGCATAACCATTCGTACATTGTTGTGTGAACGCGGTGAGATATACTGTTGGGCAGGCGGCGGTATTGTTGCCGATTCGGTCGTCGAAGAAGAATATCAAGAAACATTTGATAAATTAGGTAAAATATTACCTATACTTTAA
- a CDS encoding acyl-CoA dehydrogenase codes for MSAMSEFRKNNITAPLFKVFKKILPPLSQTEQEAMESGSVWWDGDLFAGNPDWNKMLSYPTPKLSKDEQSFIDNELKTLMAMLDDYKIVHEDRDLPKPVWDFIKSNGFFALIIPKEYGGKAFSAYANSTIVTTIATRSLSTAVTVMVPNSLGPGELLAHYGTQAEKDRWLPGLANGTEVPCFALTGPEAGSDAGGIPDMGRVVKEEFEGKETLGIRVSWSKRYITLAPVATVLGLAFKLQDPDGLLGDNLDIGITCALIPTSHEGVEIGDRHFPMGLAFMNGTTYGDDVFIPMDWVIGGADQVGKGWRMLVECLSAGRGISLPALGTACGHLTARMTGAYSFVRKQFGLSIGKFEGVQESLARIGGLTYQLEAARKFTTGALDLGQSPAIVTAISKYHMTEMARTVIDDALDIQAGSGIQCGPKNYLAHAYWGIPVAITVEGANILTRNLMIFGQGATRCHPYVLGELQAAANPNEKEGLDQFDELLLKHIGFGAKNFFGALGQGLTGGALNSAPVSGPTKQYYKQLTRMSKALALCADVSMLVLGGDLKRREMISARLGDVLSNLYLASATLKHFEEQGRQAEDLPMLSWAVERNLFEIGKAFTGFFQNFGNKGIAGTLKTVVFPFGINYKMPADDTAKAICEVLIKPSEARDRLTHLCYVGDEKDANTAIYDMESAFQAMYKVQPIEKKIAIAASKGTLPRKLAAKVAAPLAVEKGIITQVEADELLAADALRFAAINVDSFTPEEFAGISTVTKNDKVA; via the coding sequence ATGAGCGCAATGAGTGAATTTAGAAAAAATAATATCACAGCACCATTATTTAAAGTGTTTAAGAAGATCTTGCCACCGCTTTCGCAAACAGAGCAGGAAGCAATGGAATCTGGTAGTGTTTGGTGGGATGGTGATTTATTCGCAGGTAACCCTGATTGGAATAAAATGCTTAGCTACCCAACACCTAAGTTAAGTAAAGATGAGCAAAGCTTCATTGATAACGAACTTAAAACATTAATGGCGATGCTGGATGATTATAAAATCGTTCATGAAGACCGTGACTTACCAAAACCAGTTTGGGATTTCATTAAATCAAACGGTTTCTTTGCGCTTATCATTCCAAAAGAATACGGCGGTAAAGCATTCTCTGCTTACGCGAACTCAACAATTGTAACAACAATTGCGACACGTAGTTTATCTACGGCGGTAACGGTAATGGTACCTAACTCATTAGGTCCTGGCGAATTACTTGCGCATTATGGTACACAAGCAGAAAAAGATCGCTGGTTACCAGGTCTAGCAAATGGAACTGAAGTACCATGTTTCGCACTGACTGGTCCCGAAGCGGGTTCTGATGCTGGTGGTATTCCAGATATGGGTCGCGTTGTTAAAGAAGAATTTGAAGGTAAAGAAACACTGGGTATCCGCGTATCGTGGAGCAAGCGTTATATTACCTTAGCACCGGTTGCGACTGTACTTGGTCTAGCATTTAAACTACAAGATCCAGATGGCCTGCTGGGTGATAACCTGGATATCGGTATTACTTGTGCATTAATCCCAACATCACACGAAGGTGTTGAAATTGGTGATCGCCACTTCCCTATGGGTCTAGCATTCATGAACGGCACCACTTATGGTGATGATGTATTCATTCCGATGGATTGGGTTATCGGTGGTGCTGATCAAGTGGGTAAAGGCTGGCGTATGCTGGTTGAGTGTTTATCTGCTGGTCGTGGTATTTCTTTACCTGCACTGGGTACAGCATGTGGCCACTTAACGGCGCGTATGACGGGTGCTTACTCATTTGTTCGTAAACAGTTCGGTTTATCAATTGGTAAATTTGAAGGCGTGCAAGAGTCACTAGCACGTATTGGTGGTTTAACTTACCAACTTGAAGCAGCGCGTAAATTTACAACAGGTGCCCTAGATCTAGGTCAAAGCCCTGCAATTGTAACGGCAATCTCTAAGTACCACATGACTGAAATGGCGCGTACAGTGATTGATGATGCGCTTGATATTCAAGCGGGCAGCGGTATTCAATGTGGTCCTAAAAACTACCTAGCACACGCTTACTGGGGTATCCCTGTAGCAATTACGGTTGAGGGTGCAAATATCCTGACACGTAACCTAATGATATTTGGTCAAGGCGCTACACGTTGTCACCCATATGTACTGGGCGAATTACAAGCAGCTGCAAATCCAAATGAGAAAGAAGGTCTAGATCAATTTGATGAGCTGCTACTGAAACATATTGGTTTTGGTGCGAAGAACTTCTTTGGTGCATTAGGTCAAGGTCTTACTGGTGGCGCGCTTAACTCTGCGCCAGTATCGGGTCCAACGAAGCAATACTACAAGCAATTAACTCGTATGAGTAAAGCATTAGCATTGTGTGCTGACGTATCTATGTTAGTACTTGGCGGTGACTTGAAACGTCGTGAAATGATTTCTGCACGTTTGGGTGATGTACTAAGTAACTTATACCTAGCATCTGCAACCTTGAAACATTTTGAAGAGCAAGGTCGTCAAGCTGAAGATCTACCTATGTTGTCTTGGGCTGTTGAACGTAACTTGTTTGAAATCGGTAAAGCATTTACTGGTTTCTTCCAAAACTTCGGCAACAAAGGCATTGCAGGTACATTGAAAACGGTGGTATTCCCATTCGGTATCAACTACAAAATGCCTGCTGATGATACAGCGAAAGCAATTTGTGAAGTACTTATTAAACCAAGTGAAGCACGTGACCGTCTAACGCACCTTTGTTATGTTGGTGATGAGAAAGATGCAAACACTGCAATTTACGATATGGAATCTGCATTCCAAGCTATGTACAAAGTACAGCCAATTGAGAAGAAAATCGCGATTGCGGCATCGAAAGGTACATTGCCACGTAAATTAGCTGCAAAAGTTGCTGCGCCGCTTGCTGTTGAAAAAGGTATCATCACTCAAGTTGAAGCGGATGAACTATTAGCTGCTGATGCATTACGTTTTGCTGCGATTAACGTTGACTCGTTCACGCCTGAAGAGTTTGCTGGTATTTCGACAGTAACAAAAAACGATAAGGTGGCTTAA
- a CDS encoding fumarate hydratase: MSTVIRKADFIDSIADSLQYISYYHPLDFIQAMEKAYNAEKSQAAKDAIAQILINSRMSAEGKRPICQDTGIVTCFVKIGMNVQWETDQTVQEMVDEGIRRGYAFAGNPLRASIVADPAGARKNTKDNTPGVVHVEMVPGAKVEVMIAAKGGGSENKSKMVMLNPSDDVAAWIEKTVPTMGAGWCPPGMLGIGIGGTAEKAAVMAKESLMEPVDIHELMERGAETTDEKMRLDIFDRVNKLGIGAQGLGGMATVLDIKIKSCPTHAASKPVVMIPNCAATRHTHFTLDGSGPAELHVPKLEDWPEVTWEVSDSVRRVNVNDIKPESVLEWKTGETVLLSGKILTGRDAAHKRIKDMLDKGEGLPEGVDFTNRFIYYVGPVDAVGDEVVGPAGPTTATRMDKFTDTMLEQTGLLGMIGKSERGPATVESIKKHKAVYLMAVGGAAYLVSKAIKKSRVVAFEDLGMEAIYEFDVVDMPMTVAVDTNGVSAHVEGPAIWKIKLNEES; encoded by the coding sequence ATGAGTACAGTTATCCGTAAAGCGGACTTTATCGACAGTATTGCAGATTCACTACAATACATTTCATATTACCATCCGCTTGATTTTATCCAAGCAATGGAAAAAGCCTACAATGCAGAAAAAAGCCAAGCCGCTAAAGATGCGATTGCGCAAATTCTAATTAACTCTCGCATGTCTGCGGAAGGTAAACGTCCAATTTGCCAAGACACTGGTATTGTTACCTGTTTCGTTAAAATTGGTATGAACGTGCAATGGGAAACAGATCAAACTGTGCAAGAAATGGTAGATGAAGGCATTCGTCGTGGTTACGCTTTTGCCGGTAATCCATTACGTGCATCGATCGTTGCAGATCCCGCTGGTGCGCGTAAAAATACCAAAGACAATACGCCTGGTGTAGTGCATGTCGAAATGGTACCTGGCGCGAAAGTGGAAGTGATGATCGCAGCGAAGGGCGGCGGTTCTGAAAATAAAAGTAAGATGGTTATGTTGAACCCATCAGACGACGTCGCTGCGTGGATTGAAAAAACCGTACCAACGATGGGTGCTGGTTGGTGTCCACCGGGTATGCTAGGTATAGGCATTGGCGGCACAGCTGAAAAAGCAGCAGTAATGGCTAAAGAGTCATTAATGGAACCAGTTGATATTCACGAGTTAATGGAACGTGGCGCGGAAACGACTGACGAAAAAATGCGTTTAGACATTTTTGATCGTGTGAATAAACTCGGTATTGGCGCGCAAGGTTTAGGTGGTATGGCGACGGTATTGGATATCAAGATCAAATCTTGTCCAACACACGCAGCATCAAAACCAGTAGTGATGATCCCTAACTGTGCAGCGACACGTCATACCCACTTTACGCTTGATGGTTCAGGTCCTGCAGAACTGCATGTGCCGAAATTAGAGGATTGGCCAGAAGTAACATGGGAAGTAAGCGATAGTGTTCGCCGTGTTAATGTGAATGACATTAAACCTGAATCAGTGCTGGAATGGAAAACAGGCGAAACAGTCTTGTTGTCAGGTAAGATCTTAACCGGTCGTGATGCGGCACATAAGCGCATTAAAGACATGCTAGATAAAGGCGAAGGTCTACCTGAAGGGGTTGATTTCACTAATCGCTTTATCTATTACGTGGGTCCAGTTGATGCTGTGGGCGATGAAGTTGTAGGCCCTGCTGGTCCAACAACTGCAACACGTATGGATAAGTTTACCGATACTATGTTAGAACAGACGGGTTTATTAGGCATGATCGGTAAATCGGAACGTGGTCCTGCGACAGTTGAGAGCATCAAGAAGCATAAAGCCGTGTATTTAATGGCTGTTGGTGGTGCTGCTTATCTTGTATCAAAAGCGATTAAAAAGTCCCGTGTTGTTGCGTTTGAAGACTTAGGTATGGAAGCCATCTACGAATTTGATGTGGTTGATATGCCAATGACTGTTGCGGTAGATACTAACGGTGTATCTGCCCATGTCGAAGGTCCAGCTATCTGGAAAATAAAACTGAATGAAGAAAGCTAA
- the pyk gene encoding pyruvate kinase, translating to MLRRTKIVTTLGPATDRDNNLEKIILAGANMVRMNFSHGNAEDHIKRAEDVRAIAKKHNKHVAILGDLQGPKIRVSKFAEGKINLNLGDKFCLDATFDKTAGTNQCVSIDYPELASDVFAGDVLLLDDGRVQLKVIEINGQQIHTEVTVAGPLSNNKGINKQGGGLSAEALTDKDKADIITAAKIDVDFVAVSFPRNGADINYARELVRAAGSNAKICAKVERAETVATKETMKEIILASDAIMVARGDLGVEIGDAALVGVQKSLINLSRKYNRVVITATQMMESMITSPMPTRAEVMDVANAVLDGTDAVMLSAETAAGDFPVETVKAMAEVCLGAETHPSVNVSNHRIDYTFDSIEETIAMSTMYAANHLAGVKAIVALSESGTTPLLMSRISSGLPIFSLSPHQKTLNATALYRGVTPLQFNTEGLSQEQIVEGTYAVLKETGQVKAGDIILLTLGDKMDTVGSTNTSKILTVK from the coding sequence ATGTTACGTCGTACTAAAATTGTAACCACTTTAGGTCCAGCAACTGATCGTGATAATAATCTAGAAAAAATTATTCTTGCTGGTGCCAATATGGTACGTATGAACTTTTCTCATGGTAACGCCGAAGACCATATTAAACGCGCAGAAGATGTACGTGCGATTGCCAAAAAACATAACAAACACGTGGCTATTTTAGGTGATCTTCAAGGCCCTAAAATCCGTGTATCTAAATTCGCTGAAGGTAAAATTAATTTAAACCTAGGTGACAAATTCTGCCTAGATGCAACATTTGATAAAACAGCGGGTACTAACCAGTGCGTGAGTATCGATTATCCTGAACTAGCAAGTGATGTATTCGCCGGTGACGTGCTGTTATTAGATGATGGTCGCGTACAATTAAAAGTAATCGAAATTAACGGTCAACAGATCCACACTGAAGTCACAGTGGCAGGTCCATTATCAAATAATAAAGGCATCAATAAGCAAGGCGGTGGTTTATCTGCTGAAGCGCTTACAGATAAAGACAAAGCAGACATTATTACAGCGGCAAAAATTGACGTTGATTTCGTTGCAGTCTCTTTTCCACGTAACGGTGCTGATATTAATTACGCGCGTGAACTCGTACGTGCTGCAGGCTCAAATGCAAAAATTTGTGCCAAAGTTGAGCGTGCAGAAACGGTTGCAACAAAAGAAACAATGAAAGAAATCATCCTAGCATCGGATGCAATCATGGTTGCGCGCGGTGACTTAGGTGTTGAAATTGGTGATGCAGCCTTGGTTGGTGTACAAAAATCATTAATCAACTTATCACGTAAATATAACCGCGTTGTGATCACGGCTACGCAAATGATGGAATCAATGATCACTAGCCCAATGCCAACACGTGCTGAAGTAATGGACGTGGCAAATGCGGTACTTGATGGTACCGATGCGGTAATGCTGTCTGCAGAGACTGCTGCGGGTGATTTCCCCGTCGAAACAGTTAAGGCTATGGCTGAAGTGTGCTTAGGCGCAGAGACGCATCCAAGCGTTAATGTATCGAATCACCGTATTGATTACACATTCGACTCAATCGAAGAAACAATTGCCATGTCGACTATGTATGCAGCTAACCACCTAGCAGGTGTTAAAGCAATTGTAGCATTAAGTGAATCAGGTACCACACCGTTATTGATGTCTCGCATCAGTTCAGGTTTACCTATTTTCTCATTGTCTCCACATCAGAAGACGTTAAACGCAACGGCATTATACCGTGGTGTAACACCTTTACAGTTTAACACTGAAGGATTATCACAAGAGCAAATCGTTGAAGGGACTTACGCGGTACTAAAAGAAACAGGCCAAGTTAAAGCAGGTGATATTATTTTGCTAACGCTAGGTGATAAAATGGACACGGTTGGTTCAACCAATACCAGCAAGATCCTAACCGTTAAATAA
- a CDS encoding YqaE/Pmp3 family membrane protein — MNKILLIILAIFLPPVAVFLNNGVGKDLLINILLCFLFVIPGMIHALWLVLK; from the coding sequence ATGAATAAAATACTCTTAATAATTTTGGCTATATTCTTACCGCCAGTCGCTGTATTTTTAAATAATGGCGTAGGTAAAGATTTACTAATTAATATTTTACTGTGTTTTCTGTTTGTTATTCCAGGCATGATCCATGCGCTTTGGTTGGTACTGAAGTAG
- the hemF gene encoding oxygen-dependent coproporphyrinogen oxidase — protein sequence MTVRINDLESFFRNIQKTIITAFQAEETNGEFIADNWTSHLGQGTSCVLRDGEVYESAGVNFSMVSGDKLPAAASAKRPQFTGMAYQAMGVSVVVHPRNPHAPTSHANVRMFMVTDDDGQQHWWLGGGFDLTPIHLYADDARHFHTAARDAVAPFGDDLYTKFKQDADEYFYMPHREEYRGIGGIIYDDLNEWDIEKSLSFIESVAKGYTQAYAPIIAKRKNQPYTEQEREFQLFRRTRYVEFNLIVDRGTIFGLQSKGRTKSILMSMPPLASWHYDDLAPQNDAQQALVDVVANPQTWI from the coding sequence ATGACTGTCAGAATCAATGATTTAGAATCATTTTTTCGTAATATACAAAAAACGATTATCACGGCTTTTCAAGCGGAAGAAACCAATGGTGAGTTTATTGCCGATAATTGGACTAGCCATTTAGGTCAGGGTACAAGCTGTGTATTACGTGATGGTGAAGTATATGAAAGTGCGGGTGTGAACTTTTCGATGGTGAGCGGTGATAAATTACCGGCTGCTGCATCGGCTAAGCGTCCACAATTTACAGGTATGGCATATCAAGCGATGGGCGTATCTGTGGTTGTTCATCCACGTAATCCACATGCACCAACAAGCCATGCGAATGTACGTATGTTCATGGTAACAGATGATGATGGCCAGCAGCATTGGTGGTTAGGCGGTGGGTTTGATTTAACGCCAATTCATTTATATGCTGATGATGCACGTCACTTCCATACTGCGGCTCGTGATGCTGTCGCGCCATTTGGTGATGATTTGTATACTAAATTCAAACAAGATGCAGATGAATACTTCTATATGCCACATCGTGAAGAGTACCGTGGTATTGGCGGTATTATTTATGATGATCTGAATGAATGGGATATCGAAAAAAGTTTAAGCTTTATCGAATCTGTAGCGAAAGGTTACACCCAAGCGTATGCGCCGATTATCGCTAAGCGTAAAAATCAGCCATATACAGAGCAAGAGCGTGAATTCCAATTGTTCCGTCGTACCCGCTATGTCGAGTTTAACTTGATTGTTGACCGAGGCACTATTTTTGGTTTGCAAAGTAAAGGCCGTACCAAATCAATTTTGATGTCGATGCCACCACTGGCCAGTTGGCACTACGATGATTTAGCACCACAGAACGACGCGCAGCAAGCGTTAGTTGATGTGGTCGCCAACCCACAAACTTGGATATAA